From Pagrus major chromosome 2, Pma_NU_1.0, one genomic window encodes:
- the LOC141014414 gene encoding dicarboxylate carrier UCP2-like, with amino-acid sequence MVGVTTADVAPTAVVKIFSAGTAGCVADLVTFPLDTAKVRLQIQGECRPSLNVQKNRYRGVFGTIFTMVKTEGPRSLYSGLVAGLHRQMGFASVRIGLYDTMKQFYSRGSESAGLGTRLLAGCTTGAMAVAFAQPTDVVKVRFQAQVRLPESGSVQRYSGTLDAYKTIARDEGVKGLWKGCLPNIARNAIVNCSELVTYDIIKELILKNNLMTDNMPCHFTAGFAAGFCTTIVASPVDVVKTRYMNSVPGQYSGAMNCALTMLFNEGPTAFYKGFMPAFLRLGSWNIVMFVSYEQIKRAVVRLQL; translated from the exons ATGGTTGGTGTAACAACTGCAGATGTGGCCCCAACAGCTGTTGTCAAGATCTTTTCAGCTGGAACAGCTGGCTGTGTGGCCGATCTGGTCACATTCCCTCTGGACACCGCCAAAGTCAGGCTGCAG ATTCAAGGTGAATGCAGACCCTCATTGAACGTCCAGAAGAACAGATACAGAGGTGTGTTTGGCACCATCTTCACCATGGTGAAGACTGAGGGCCCGAGGAGTCTGTACAGCGGACTGGTGGCAGGACTGCACAGACAGATGGGCTTCGCCTCCGTCCGCATCGGCCTGTATGACACCATGAAGCAGTTCTACAGCAGAGGGTCAGAGA GTGCAGGTCTTGGGACCCGGCTGTTGGCGGGCTGCACCACAGGGGCGATGGCGGTGGCTTTCGCTCAGCCCACCGATGTGGTAAAAGTCAGGTTCCAGGCTCAGGTCCGCCTGCCTGAGAGCGGCTCTGTGCAGAGGTACAGCGGCACGCTTGATGCCTACAAGACCATCGCCAGGGACGAAGGCGTTAAAGGGCTCTGGAAAG GCTGTCTGCCGAACATAGCTCGCAATGCCATCGTGAACTGCTCCGAGCTGGTGAcctatgacatcatcaaggaGCTCATCCTGAAGAACAACCTGATGACAG ACAACATGCCGTGTCACTTCACCGCAGGCTTCGCAGCAGGCTTCTGCACCACCATCGTGGCATCTCCGGTGGATGTGGTTAAAACACGCTATATGAATTCAGTGCCGGGGCAGTACAGCGGTGCTATGAACTGTGCCTTAACCATGCTGTTTAATGAGGGACCCACAGCTTTCTATAAAGG ATTCATGCCGGCGTTCCTTCGTCTGGGCTCCTGGAACATTGTGATGTTCGTGAGCTACGAGCAGATTAAAAGAGCTGTGGTCAGATTGCAGCTCTGA
- the camkk1b gene encoding calcium/calmodulin-dependent protein kinase kinase 1b, translating into MSVETACRPELDSEHNGELADLVAAMNVSANRVTPPNGHRPAPPRATSSNRAQLSGRKMSLQERGSRIARQPTIETKRVSITDADDCVQLNQYKLNKEIGKGSYGVVKLAYNEDSEQYYAMKVVSKKRLMRQCGFLRRLPPQGSQQDLVPKATLPLEKVYKEIAILKKLDHHNVVKLVEVLDDPHEDGLHMAFELVTKGPVMEVPTDDPFTEEQARFYFRDVVLGIEYLHYHKIIHRDIKPSNLLLGDDGHIKIADFGVSNEFEGTDAHLSSTAGTPAFMAPEMMTEHEESFTGKALDVWAMGVTLYCFVIGKCPFYDEYIVSLHNKIKNKPVEFPDTPVISNGLKELIEKMLDKNPETRITIPEIKLHPWVTENGSNHLPLEEEHCSAVEVTEEEVLNSVKLITSISTVILVKSMLRKRSFSNPFECQGRRAERSMSAPGGLLMGSWGLLGSTPHPSLRKVSNEGSRDGELEDLYEDDTFTECTE; encoded by the exons ATGAGCGTCGAAACCGCCTGCAGGCCAGAGCTGGACTCGGAGCACAACGGCGAGCTGGCCGACCTGGTGGCAGCCATGAACGTGTCCGCCAACCGAGTGACCCCGCCTAATGGCCACAGGCCCGCCCCCCCGAGGGCCACCAGCTCTAACAGAGCTCAACTGTCGGGCAGGAAGATGTCCCTGCAGGAGAGGGGGAGCCGCATCGCCCGACAGCCCACCATCGAGACCAAACGGGTGTCCATCACAGACGCTGAT GATTGTGTCCAGCTCAACCagtataaattaaataaagagaTTGGAAAG GGTTCATACGGAGTGGTGAAACTAGCTTATAATGAAGACTCTGAACAGTACTAT GCGATGAAAGTCGTTTCAAAGAAGAGGCTGATGAGGCAGTGTGGATTTTTAC GCCGCCTGCCTCCTCAAGGGTCGCAGCAGGATCTGGTCCCTAAAGCCACGTTGCCTCTGGAGAAGGTGTACAAGGAGATCGCCATCCTGAAGAAACTGGACCATCATAATGTTGTGAAACTAGTGGAG GTGCTCGATGATCCCCATGAAGACGGACTTCACATGG CCTTCGAATTGGTGACAAAAGG CCCGGTGATGGAGGTGCCTACAGACGACCCTTTCACAGAAGAGCAGGCTCGCTTTTACTTCAGGGACGTCGTCCTGGGAATAGAGTACT TGCACTATCACAAGATCATCCACAGGGACATCAAACCCTCCAACCTTCTGCTGGGCGACGATGGTCACATCAAAATCGCAGACTTCGGAGTGAGCAACGAGTTCGAGGGGACGGACGCCCACCTGTCGAGCACGGCGGGGACGCCGGCCTTCATGGCTCCAGAGATGATGACCGAGCACGAGGAGAGCTTCACTGGAAAG GCGTTAGACGTGTGGGCGATGGGAGTCACGCTGTACTGTTTCGTCATTGGGAAG TGCCCTTTTTATGACGAATACATCGTCTCTCTGCACAACAAGATCAAGAACAAACCTGTGGAGTTTCCAGACAC GCCTGTAATAAGTAATGGACTGAAGGAGCTCATCGAGAAGATGCTGGATAAAAACCCTGAAACAAGAATCACCATCCCTGAGATTAAG CTCCATCCGTGGGTGACGGAGAACGGCTCCAATCATCTTCCTctggaggaggagcactgctCGGCGGTGGAGGTcactgaggaggaggtgctgaaCAGCGTCAAACTCATCACCAGCATTTCCACTGTG ATTCTGGTGAAGTCCATGCTGAGGAAGCGCTCTTTCAGTAATCCCTTCGAGTGTCAGGGCAGACGGGCGGAGAGGTCCATGTCTGCCCCTGGAGGTCTTCTTAT